In Patagioenas fasciata isolate bPatFas1 chromosome 20, bPatFas1.hap1, whole genome shotgun sequence, a genomic segment contains:
- the SPTAN1 gene encoding spectrin alpha chain, non-erythrocytic 1 isoform X5, whose translation MLSSFRKVKVQKMDPSGVKVLETAEDIQERRQQVLDRYHRFKELSSLRRQKLEDSYRFQFFQRDADELEKWIQEKLQIASDENYKDPSNLQGKLQKHQAFEAEVQANSGAIVKLDETGNQMINESHFASETIRTRLQELHRLWELLLEKMREKGVKLLQAQKLVQYLRECEDVLDWINDKEAIVTSEELGQDLEHVEVLQKKFEEFQTDLAAHEERVNEVNQFAGKLIQEQHPEEELIKSKQDEVNASWQRLKGLALQRQGKLFGAAEVQRFNRDVDETISWIKEKGQLMASDDFGRDLASVQALLRKHEGLERDLAALEDKVKALCAEADRLQQSHPINASQIQVKREELIANWEQIRTSAAERHARLNDSYRLQRFLADFRDLTSWVTEMKALINADELANDVAGAEALLDRHQEHKGEIDAHEDSFKSADESGQALLAAGHYASDEVKEKLTILSDERSALLELWELRRQQYEQCMDLQLFYRDTEQVDNWMSKQEAFLLNEDLGDSLDSVEALLKKHEDFEKSLSAQEEKITALDEFATKLIQNNHYAMDDVATRRDALLSRRNALHERAMYRRAQLADSFHLQQFFRDSDELKSWVNEKMKTATDEAYKDPSNLQGKVQKHQAFEAELSANQSRIDALEKAGQKLIDVNHYASDEVAARMNEVISLWKKLLEATELKGIKLREANQQQQFNRNVEDIELWLYEVEGHLASDDYGKDLTNVQNLQKKHALLEADVAAHQDRIDGITIQARQFQDAGHFDADNIKKKQEALVARYEALKDPMVARKQKLADSLRLQQLFRDIEDEETWIREKEPIAASTNRGKDLIGVQNLLKKHQALQAEIAGHEPRIKAVTQKGNAMVEEGHFAAEDVKIKLNELNQKWDSLKAKASQRRQDLEDSLQAQQYFADANEAESWMREKEPIVGSTDYGKDEDSAEALLKKHEALMSDLSAYGSSIQALREQAQSCRQQVAPTDDETGKELVLALYDYQEKSPREVTMKKGDILTLLNSTNKDWWKVEVNDRQGFVPAAYVKKLDPAQSASRENLLEEQGSIALRQEQIDNQTLITKEVGSVSLRMKQVEELYHSLLELGEKRKGMLEKSCKKFMLFREANELQQWINEKEAALTNEEVGADLEQVEVLQKKFDDFQKDLKANESRLKDINKVANDLESEGLMADEVQAVQQQEVYGAMPRDETDSKTASPWKSARLMVHTVATFSSIKELNERWRSLQQLAEERSQLLGSAHEVQRFHRDADETKEWIEEKNQALNTDNYGHDLASVQALQRKHEGFERDLAALGDKVNSLGETAQRLIQSHPESAEDLQEKCTELNQAWNSLGKRADQRKEKLGDSHDLQRFLSDFRDLMSWINGIRGLVSSDELAKDVTGAEALLERHQEHRTEIDARAGTFQAFEQFGQQLLAHGHYASPEIKEKLDILEQERTDLEKAWVQRRMMLDQCLELQLFHRDCEQAENWMAAREAFLNTEDKGDSLDSVEALIKKHEDFDKAINVQEEKIAVLQSFADQLISADHYAKGVIATRRNEVLDRWLRLKAQMIEKRSKLGESQTLQQFSRDVDEIEAWISEKLQTASDESYKDPTNIQLSKLLSKHQKHQAFEAELHANADRIRGVIDMGNSLIERGACAGSEDAVKARLAALADQWQFLVQKSAEKSQKLKEANKQQNFNTGIKDFDFWLSEVEALLASEDYGKDLASVNNLLKKHQLLEADISAHEDRLKDLNSQADSLMTSSAFDTSQVKDKRETINGRFQRIKSMAAARRAKLNESHRLHQFFRDMDDEESWIKEKKLLVSSEDYGRDLTGVQNLRKKHKRLEAELAAHEPAIQGVLDTGKKLSDDNTIGKEEIQQRLAQFVDHWKELKQLAAARGQRLEESLEYQQFVANVEEEEAWINEKMTLVASEDYGDTLAAIQGLLKKHEAFETDFTVHKDRVNDVCTNGEDLIKKNNHHVENITAKMKGLRGKVSDLEKAAAQRKAKLDENSAFLQFNWKADVVESWIGEKENSLKTDDYGRDLSSVQTLLTKQETFDAGLQAFQQEGIANITALKDQLLAAKHIQSKAIEARHASLMKRWNQLLSNSAARKKKLLEAQEHFRKVEDLFLTFAKKASAFNSWFENAEEDLTDPVRCNSLEEIKALREAHDAFRSSLSSAQADFNQLAELDRQIKSFRVASNPYTWFTMEALEETWRNLQKIIKERELELQKEQRRQEENDKLRQEFAQHANAFHQWIQETRTYLLDGSCMVEESGTLESQLEATKRKHQEIRAMRSQLKKIEDLGAAMEEALILDNKYTEHSTVGLAQQWDQLDQLGMRMQHNLEQQIQARNTTGVTEEALKEFSMMFKHFDKDKSGRLNHQEFKSCLRSLGYDLPMVEEGEPDPEFESILDTVDPNRDGHVSLQEYMAFMISRETENVKSSEEIESAFRALSSEGKPYVTKEELYQNLTREQADYCISHMKPYMDGKGRELPSAYDYIEFTRSLFVN comes from the exons GAAGCAATAGTGACCTCAGAAGAGCTTGGGCAGGACTTGGAGCATGTTGAGGTTTTGCAAAAGAAGTTTGAAGAGTTCCAGACAGACCTTGCAGCTCATGAGGAAAGAGTAAATGAAGTGAACCAGTTTGCTGGCAAACTTATACAG GAACAACACCCTGAAGAGGAACTGATAAAGTCCAAACAGGATGAAGTGAATGCAAGCTGGCAGCGTCTTAAGGGGCTTGCCCTTCAGAGGCAAGGAAAACTCTTTGGGGCAGCGGAAGTTCAGCGTTTCAACAG gGATGTGGATGAAACAATCAGCTGGATTAAGGAGAAAGGGCAGTTGATGGCCTCAGATGATTTTGGCAGAGATTTGGCAAGTGTGCAGGCTTTATTGCGTAAACATGAAGGCCTGGAAAGAGATCTTGCAGCTCTGGAAGATAAG GTCAAGGCCCTTTGTGCAGAAGCCGACCGTTTGCAGCAGTCTCACCCGATAAatgcttctcaaattcaagtgaaaCGGGAGGAGCTGATTGCCAACTGGGAACAGATCCGAACTTCCGCAGCAGAGAGGCACGCTCGCCTTAACGACTCCTACAG GCTGCAGCGCTTTCTTGCGGATTTCCGAGACCTCACCAGCTGGGTGACTGAGATGAAGGCTCTGATTAACGCAGATGAACTTGCCAATGACGTGGCTGGAGCAGAAGCCCTTCTAGACAGACATCAGGAACATAAG GGAGAAATTGATGCCCATGAAGATAGCTTCAAATCTGCTGATGAGTCTGGCCAGGCTTTGCTTGCTGCTGGGCACTACGCTTCTGATGAAGTTAAAGAAAAG TTGACCATCCTCTCGGATGAAAGGTCTGCCTTGCTAGAACTATGGGAGCTTCGCAGGCAACAGTACGAACAGTGCATGGACCTGCAGCTTTTCTACAGAGATACTGAACAAGTGGACAACTGGATGAGCAAACAAGAA GCATTTCTGCTGAATGAAGACCTTGGTGATTCTCTGGATAGTGTGGAGGCTCTTCTAAAGAAACATGAGGACTTTGAAAAATCCTTAAGTGCCCAAGAGGAGAAAATCACA GCATTAGATGAGTTTGCTACTAAGTTGATTCAGAATAACCATTATGCCATGGATGATGTTGCTACACGCAGAGATGCT CTGCTGAGCCGCAGAAATGCCCTTCATGAACGAGCTATGTACCGCCGTGCTCAGCTTGCAGATTCTTTCCATCTGCAGCAGTTTTTCCGAGACTCCGATGAGCTAAAGAGTTGGgttaatgaaaaaatgaaaactgcGACAGATGAGGCATACAAG GATCCATCAAACTTGCAAGGTAAAGTTCAGAAACATCAGGCTTTTGAAGCAGAGCTTTCCGCTAATCAGAGCCGTATTGATGCGCTGGAGAAAGCTGGCCAGAAGTTGATTGATGTCAATCACTACGCATCTGATGAAGTGGCAGCTCGCATGAATGAAGTTATCAGCTTGTGGAAGAAACTTCTGGAGGCCACTGAGCTCAAAG GTATAAAACTGCGTGAAGCCAAtcaacagcagcagtttaatCGCAATGTGGAGGACATAGAGCTGTGGCTATATGAAGTGGAGGGACACCTGGCTTCTGATGATTATGGAAAAGATCTTACTAACGTTCAGAATCTTCAGAAGAAACATGCCCTGCTAGAGGCAGATGTTGCTGCCCATCAG GATCGTATAGATGGCATTACCATCCAGGCACGCCAGTTCCAAGATGCTGGGCACTTTGATGCTGACAACATCAAGAAGAAACAAGAAGCTTTAGTAGCTCGTTATGAAGCTCTAAAGGATCCTATGGTAGCTCGCAAGCAGAAACTTGCTGATTCTCTTCGCCTGCAGCAGCTTTTCCGTGACATTGAGGATGAAGAGACATGGATTAGGGAAAAAGAACCTATTGCAGCTTCAACAAACCGAG GCAAGGACTTAATCGGTGTCCAGAATCTGCTAAAGAAGCACCAGGCTCTGCAGGCAGAAATTGCAGGCCATGAGCCCCGCATTAAAGCAGTCACACAGAAAGGAAATGCTATGGTGGAAGAGG GACACTTTGCAGCTGAGGATGTGAAAATCAAATTGAACGAGCTAAACCAAAAATGGGACTCTCTGAAAGCTAAAGCGTCACAGCGTCGACAAGACCTAGAGGATTCCCTGCAGGCTCAGCAGTACTTTGCTGATGCTAACGAGGCAGAATCCTGGATGAGGGAAAAGGAGCCCATTGTAGGCAGCACAGACTATGGAAAAGATGAAGACTCTGCTGAG GCTCTTCTGAAGAAACACGAAGCTTTGATGTCTGATCTTTCCGCTTACGGCAGTAGCATACAGGCGTTAAGGGAACAGGCCCAGTCATGCAGG CAACAAGTTGCTCCCACGGATGATGAAACTGGAAAAGAGCTTGTTCTGGCACTCTATGATTATCAAGAGAAGAGTCCCCGGGAGGTGACTATGAAAAAGGGAGATATCCTCACCTTACTCAACAGCACCAACAAG GACTGGTGGAAGGTTGAAGTTAATGATCGCCAGGGCTTTGTACCTGCTGCTTATGTGAAAAAACTGGATCCTGCCCAGTCTGCATCCCGAGAGAATCTCCTGGAAGAACAAGGCAGCATAGCACTGCGCCAGGAGCAGATTGACAACCA GACTCTCATAACTAAGGAGGTCGGCAGTGTATCTCTGCGTATGAAACAGGTCGAAGAACT GTatcactctcttcttgagctGGGAGAAAAGCGCAAAGGCATGCTAgagaaaagctgcaaaaaatTCATGCTTTTCCGTGAAGCCAACGAGCTCCAGCAGTGGATCAATGAGAAGGAGGCCGCGCTCACAAACGAGGAAGTGGGTGCTGATCTGGAGCAGGTGGAGGTGCTGCAGAAGAAGTTTGATGATTTTCAGAAG GATTTAAAAGCTAACGAGTCACGTCTGAAGGACATAAACAAGGTTGCGAATGACCTGGAGTCGGAAGGGTTGATGGCAGATGAGGTGCAAGCAGTACAGCAACAG GAAGTCTATGGCGCGATGCCCAGG GATGAAACTGACTCTAAGACGGCCTCTCCGTGGAAG TCTGCGCGTTTGATGGTTCATACAGTGGCAACCTTTAGCTCAATCAAG GAGCTCAATGAACGCTGGAGGTCCCTGCAGCAGTTGGCAGAGGAGCGGAGCCAGCTGTTGGGCAGCGCTCATGAAGTCCAGCGGTTCCACAG AGATGCTGATGAAACAAAAGAATGGATAGAGGAGAAGAATCAAGCATTAAACACAGACAACTATGGCCATGACTTGGCCAGCGTGCAGGCTCTGCAGCGCAAACATGAAGGCTTTGAGAGAGACTTGGCAGCTCTTGGAGACAAG GTGAATTCTCTTGGTGAAACTGCTCAGCGTCTGATCCAGTCACATCCAGAATCTGCTGAAGATCTCCAAGAAAAATGTACTGAGTTAAATCAGGCTTGGAATAGTCTGGGAAAACGTGCTGACCAGCGCAAAGAGAAGCTTGGAGACTCTCATGACCTGCAGCGTTTCCTCAGTGACTTCAG GGACCTTATGTCTTGGATCAATGGAATCCGGGGCCTGGTCTCCTCAGATGAACTTGCGAAGGATGTGACTGGAGCTGAAGCTTTATTGGAGAGGCATCAG GAACACCGCACTGAAATAGATGCAAGGGCTGGCACCTTCCAGGCATTTGAGCAGTTTGGACAACAGCTTCTGGCTCATGGACACTACGCCAGCCCAGAGATCAAGGAGAAACTGGACATTCTAGAGCAGGAACGGACAGACCTAGAGAAGGCCTGGGTGCAGCGCAGAATGATGCTAGACCAGTGCCTGGAACTACAG CTGTTTCATCGGGACTGTGAACAAGCTGAAAACTGGATGGCTGCACGAGAGGCGTTCCTGAACACAGAGGATAAAGGAGACTCCTTAGACAGCGTGGAGGCGCTCATCAAGAAACATGAAGATTTTGATAAGGCAATCAATGTCCAG gaagagaaaattgcCGTCTTACAGTCCTTTGCTGACCAGTTGATCTCTGCTGATCATTATGCAAAAGGTGTCATTGCTACCAGGCGCAATGAGGTTCTGGACAG GTGGCTTCGTCTGAAAGCTCAAATGATTGAAAAGAGATCGAAGCTGGGAGAATCTCAGACGCTCCAGCAGTTCAGTCGCGATGTGGATGAAATAGAAGCCTGGATCAGTGAAAAGCTCCAAACTGCAAGCGATGAGTCGTATAAGGATCCCACGAATATCCAG CTTTCCAAACTGCTG AGCAAACACCAGAAGCACCAGGCCTTTGAAGCGGAGCTCCACGCCAACGCAGACCGGATCCGCGGAGTCATCGACATGGGGAACTCCCTGATTGAGAGAGGAGCGTGTGCCGGCAGCGAGGATGCCGTGAAG GCACGCCTGGCTGCCCTGGCTGACCAGTGGCAATTCCTGGTGCAGAAATCAGCAGAGAAGAGTCAGAAACTGAAAGAAGCCAATAAGCAACAGAATTTCAATACTGGCATCAAGGACTTTGATTTCTGGCTTTCAGAG GTGGAGGCTTTATTGGCATCTGAAGACTATGGGAAGGACTTGGCGTCAGTTAACAACCTTCTGAAGAAACACCAGTTACTGGAGGCTGATATATCTGCTCATGAG GATCGTCTGAAGGACCTGAACAGTCAGGCTGACAGCCTGATGACCAGCAGCGCTTTCGATACTTCCCAAGTAAAAGATAAACGCGAGACCATCAATGGGCGCTTTCAGAGGATTAAGAGCATGGCAGCTGCCCGCCGTGCGAAGCTGAACGAGTCCCACCGCCTGCATCAGTTTTTCCGTGATATGGATGATGAGGAGTCTTGGATCAA AGAGAAGAAGCTGTTGGTCAGCTCAGAGGACTATGgcagagacctaactggtgtgcaGAACCTTAGGAAGAAACACAAGCGCTTAGAAGCAGAATTAGCTGCCCATGAACCTGCTATCCAG GGAGTTCTAGACACCGGTAAGAAGCTTTCAGACGATAACACGATTGGAAAGGAGGAGATACAGCAGAGACTGGCTCAGTTTGTGGATCACTGGAAGGAGTTAAAACAGTTGGCAGCTGCCAG GGGCCAGCGTCTGGAGGAGTCTCTGGAGTACCAGCAGTTCGTGGCAAATGTTGAGGAAGAAGAAGCCTGGATCAATGAGAAAATGACACTGGTGGCCAGTGAGGACTATGGGGACACCCTTGCTGCTATCCAG GGCTTGCTGAAAAAGCACGAAGCATTCGAGACTGATTTTACTGTCCACAAAGACAGAGTGAACGATGTTTGTACCAATGGAGAGGATCTCATTAAAAAG AACAATCACCATGTGGAGAACATCACTGCCAAGATGAAGGGCCTGAGAGGCAAAGTGTCTGATCTGGAGAAAGCGGCAGCTCAGAGGAAAGCCAAACTGGATGAGAACTCTGCCTTCCTCCAGTTCAACTGGAAAGCTGATGTCGTGGAGTCGTGGATCG gtgAGAAGGAGAACAGTCTGAAGACAGATGATTATGGACGTGACCTCTCATCTGTGCAGACACTGCTGACCAAACAG gAAACTTTTGATGCTGGACTTCAGGCTTTCCAGCAGGAGGGAATCGCAAACATCACTGCTCTGAAAGACCAGCTCCTTGCAGCCAAACACATCCAGTCCAAGGCCATAGAGGCTCGGCATGCGTCCTTGATGAAACGCTGGAATCAGCTGCTTTCTAATTCTGCTGCCAGGAAAAAGAAACTCTTGGAGGCTCAGGAGCATTTCAGAAAG GTTGAGGATCTGTTCCTGACTTTTGCAAAGAAGGCGTCTGCCTTCAACAGCTGGTTTGAGAACGCTGAAGAGGACCTGACGGATCCCGTGCGCTGTAACTCGCTGGAAGAAATCAAAGCACTGCGAGAAGCTCACGATGCTTTCCGTTCCTCACTGAGTTCGGCCCAGGCTGACTTCAACCAGCTGGCAGAGCTCGATCGCCAGATCAAGAGCTTCCGTGTAGCCTCCAACCCATACACTTGGTTTACTATGGAGGCTCTCGAAGAAACCTGGAGGAATCTGCAGAAAATTATCAAG GAACGTGAACTGGAGCTGCAGAAGGAACAACGAAGGCAGGAAGAAAATGACAAACTGCGCCAGGAATTTGCTCAGCATGCTAATGCTTTCCACCAGTGGATTCAGGAGACCAG GACTTACCTGCTAGATGG GTCTTGTATGGTGGAGGAATCGGGAACGCTGGAATCGCAGCTGGAAGCCACTAAA CGCAAGCACCAGGAGATCCGAGCTATGAGGAGCCAGCTGAAGAAGATCGAGGACCTCGGGGCGGCCATGGAAGAGGCGCTTATCCTGGACAACAAATACACGGAGCACAGCACCGTGGGGCTGGCGCAGCAGTGGGACCAGCTGGACCAGCTGGGGATGAGGATGCAGCACAACCTGGAGCAGCAGATTCAGGCTCG AAACACAACTGGAGTCACCGAGGAGGCCCTGAAGGAGTTCAGCATGATGTTCAA GCACTTCGACAAGGACAAGTCTGGACGACTTAATCACCAGGAGTTCAAGTCTTGCTTGCGCTCTCTGGGCTATGACCTGCCTATGGTTGAGGAAGGGGAGCCAGACCCAGAGTTTGAGTCTATTCTTGACACTGTGGATCCCAACAG GGATGGACACGTCTCGCTGCAGGAGTACATGGCGTTCATGATCAGCCGGGAAACGGAGAACGTGAAATCCAGCGAGGAGATCGAGAGCGCTTTCCGTGCGCTCAGCTCCGAGGGGAAGCCCTATGTGACCAAGGAGGAGCTCTACCAA AACCTGACCCGGGAACAAGCCGACTACTGCATCTCTCACATGAAGCCCTACATGGACGGCAAGGGCAGAGAACTGCCTTCTGCCTACGACTACATAGAATTTACACGTTCACTCTTTGTGAATTGA